The DNA region CCGCGGGTCACCGCGCTGACACCTTCGGGGACCGGCAGTCGCAGGTCGGCCAGCATCGCCGGGCCACCGACCGAGACGTCCAGCCCGTCGACCCTGGCCCGTACGCCGCGACCGGGCAGCGACCGGAAATCCGAAGCGACGACCCGCTCACTGAACGGCACGCGCGATTGCGCCGCGGCCACAATGGCGCGGGCCACCGGATGCTCACTGTCGGACTCGACCGCCGCTGCCAGCGCGAGCAACTGCTCCTCACTTATCCCGGTCGTGGCGACGACGCCGGTGACCCGATGCCGCCCCTCGGTCAGGGTGCCGGTCTTATCGAAGAGCACCACGTCGACGGTGCGCATCCGTTCCAGCGCCAGCCGATCTTTGACCAGGACCCCCGCCCGGGCGGCGCGTTCGGTGGAGATCGCGATGACCAGTGGGATCGCCAATCCGAGGGCATGCGGGCACGCGATGACCAGCACGGTGACGGTGCGGACCACCGCCTCATCGAGATTCCCGAGTAGCAGCGCCCACACCAAAAAAGTGATGATGCCCGCGCCGGTCGCAAAATAAAACAGGAAGGCTGCGGCCTTGTCGGCGAGCGCCTGGGCCCGCGAGGACGACGCCTGGGCATCGGCGACCATGCGCTGAATGCCGGCCAGGGCGGTGTCGTCGCCGACCGCGGTGATCCGAACCCGCAGGGCGCTGTCGGTGGCGACGGTGCCAGCCACCACGGTATCGCCGACCTGTCGGGTCACCGGCTTGGACTCACCGGTGATCATTGATTCGTCTACCTCGGCGCGACCGTCGGTGACGGCGCCATCGGCCGGCACCCGGGCACCGGCGCGTACCAGCACCACATCGCCAAGATCCAGCTCCGAGACAGCGACCTCACGGACTCCGTCGTCGGTGACCTTCTCGGCGGTGTCGGGCAGCATCGCAGCCAGCGCGTCCAGTGCCCCCGATGCGGAACCCAAGGCCCGCATCTCCAGCCAATGCCCCAGCAGCATGATGACGATCAGCAGCGCCAGCTCCCACCAGAAATCCAGGTTGAAGCCCCCGACCCCCAGGGTGGTAACCCACGAGGCGATGAACGCGACGCTGATCGCCATCCCGATCAGAAGCATCATCCCGGGACGGCGGGACTTCAGCTCGGCCCAGCCGCCGGTGAGAAACGGCATGCCACCGTAGAAGAAGATCACCGTGCCCAGAATCGGAGCGATCCACGGCATGCCGGGAAAGTCGGGCCGGGTGTAGCCGAGCAGTTCGGCGACCATATGGCTGAAGACAACCACCGGTACCGACAGAACGAGGCTGACCCAGAACCGGCGGCGGAACATCTCGCCGTGCGCGCCGTGTCCGGCATGTCGATCATGGTCCGCATGCCCGGCATCGGCGTCGTGTCCGATGTAGGCCAGATGCTCTCCGTGCCCGGCGTGGGGATCTGCGTCGCTCGGCGTTGGGCTCTGTGTCTGGCTGGCGTGCTCGTGCTTGGCGGATCCCGGCTGGTGGCCGGCGTGTCCCTGCTCCGGGTCGGACATCACAACTCCTGACAGCAAGTAGGCGGGGTGGATCGGGTCATCATCAGTGAACCCCGCACGCTTCGAAGACTTGAAATGGTTACCGTCAACTTCTACTGACCGACATAGTACGACAGCGGGCCGTTACACAAGTCTTCGGGACGTCGCCCGATCTCGTTGGGTTGGTGGGAGCACGGCACAAAATCAGGTCAATGGTGCACTAGCCCGCGCTCGCGCTCGGAAATTCACGACGGCACCGGCCCGTGTGGAGCCGAATCATGTTCGCGGGCAGCGCGATATCCATGGTGTGGAACACGCCTCAGAATCTGAGGGTCGTGCTCAGTCGGCGTTAACGTACGGGTCGTTCGGCGCGAAGATGTCCATTTCGGTCAGTTTCGGTCGCCGAGGCTACCGGCCACGTTCACACGTCAGCGTCTTGGCGCCTCGAGGTTTCAGCACACCAGCGTGCCTGTGGCCATCAACGTGAAAGTGACCAACGGGCCACCGGCAATCATCGCCGATGCGCTGATCAACGCCGCCCGAGCGCGTATCCGCATCGGTGGGGTCGCGGGGACAGCCAGACGTTCGGCGCGGCTCAATGTTGCTACGCCGGCTGCCCCCAACGCCCCCGCCGGCGCCGCCACCCCTGCCAGAGACATCAACCCCGAGAGCAGGGTGCGGTTACCGAAACGACGCGCTGCCGCGTCATCGGCGCACATCTCCAGCATCCTCGACACCTCAGTGGCACCCTGCGTCATCAATGCGAGCTTCGGGAAGACGGTAACGATGCTGCGCAGCGCCCCCAGCACCAGGTGGTGGCGGCCTGCCAGATGAGCGCGTTCGTGGGCCAGTACCGCGCCGAGTTGGTCGGCGTCGAGAGCTGCCAAGGCTCCGGTGGTCACCACGATGACCGGCGGCCGCCCTGACACGCAGTAGGCGACCCGCTCGCTGGAATCGACAACAAAGACGCCGTCATCGCTGGCGGGGTGCCCGACCAGCCGCACCGCCTCGGCATGCTCGCGTGTGCGAACCCGCAGGCCAACAAAACCTTTCACCAATCGGACGGTGGCTACCGACACTGCCATGACACCGCCTGCTGCAGCGGCAAGCAGCAGTATCTGGGGGATACGACCGGCGTGTCCGAAGACCACGTCGCACACGAACGCAAAACACGACGCCAGCACACCGGTGTGGTGCCCACCACCGGTGAGCAACTCTGCCACGGTCAGCAATGCGGCCGCGAACCAGCTGATCAGAACACTGGCAACTGCGACCAGCCACGCGGCAACACCGCAACGCGGAGCGTGACCTGCGCGAGTCAGCTGGCGCAACATCGGCGGGCCGATGAGGCACACTGCAATGCTGTACAACAGCAGGCACGCAGCGAGGCTCACCGTTTACTCGGCGGTTTCTTTGGCACCCGACGCAGCGCCGCGCGCAACCGCTCAGATTCCCTAGACCCGATCTGTTCGATGAAGTGGCTCAGCACCACGTCGGAACGTCCGCCGCCCTTGAGCGCCTCGTGCATCAGGCGCGCGGTGTGCTGTTCGCGTGTCAGGGTTGCCCAATAGCGGTAGGCCCGCCCGTCACGTTCGCGCGTCAGCCACCCTTTGGTGTGCAGATTGTCCATCGTCGACATCACCGTGGTGTAGGCGATTCGCCGTTCGGAGGTCAGTTCGTCGAAGATATCGCGCACGGTCACTGCCGCATCGGGACCGTAGTTCCACACGCGATCCATGATGACCGCTTCCAACTGGCCGAAACCACGCACTCGCACCGCTAGAACCTCCGCTGTTTGACGACGTAGCTTACCGTCCCCTTGCCACGCACCCACCATTCGACAGGCCAATTGGTGCCAGCGGCGGCCAATCGATCCGCTGCGGTCTGACGTAGCGGTCTGTGCAGCCATGGCGCGCTGCTGGTTCAGCGCAGGATAGTTGGAGCACGGGGCACGATGTGTGCGTAGGTCGGCGTGGGTGCTGCTGTTTTCACTGCACAAGGGGGCCGCGCGCTTTACATCGCTAATCGGGTTCGGCGGCTATTTCGGCCGGCGCCGGTTGCAACCGGCCGCTGCGGTCGAGGTAGAACAGCGCCATTGCCGTGAGCCCGCCGATCAGACCCAGCGTGATCCAGATCAGCTCGGGCGCGCCGGCGTCGCGTGCGGTCTGCATGAGCGCCCCGGTGGCCAGGTTGCCGACCAGTATGCCGACACCGACGATGGTGTTGTAGAAGCCGTAATGGGTCGCCACCAAACGGTTTCGGGAAAGCGATACTACGGTGTCCATCTCGAAGGGAAACACTGCTGCGGATCCGACCGCCAGTAGTGCGGCCGCGGCTAGTAATGCAATGACGGCTGCGGCCAGACCGAAACGTTCAGGGGTGGGTATGACGGCTAGGGGCGCGAACGCGGCGGCTAAAACCAGCATTCCGATCATCAGGGATCGCCCGGGACTCCACCGCGCGCGCAAGATGCGGGTAATGCGCAATTGCCCACCCACTGCGATGACTCCGGATACTACAAAGATTGCGGCCACCAAGACCGATTGGGCGTCCGGTGCCAAGATGGCGGCGTGCAAGGGCAGTGCGAGATACACCTGGAAAGACAGCACGTAGCAACCGACCATCGCCATTGCGAACAGCAGAAACGACCGGTTGGCCGCCACGGCGCGCCAGTCGTCGAGCACCGAGGTCTTCTTCGGTTCATCGGCGGCGCTGTGTTGCGGTAGGGCGAACAGTTGAGCAATGGTCAGCAGTGCGAACACCACTGCCGCGGCTGCGGCGGTGGTCCGAAAGTCGAGCATCATCAACGCC from Mycolicibacterium sp. MU0053 includes:
- a CDS encoding M56 family metallopeptidase — translated: MSLAACLLLYSIAVCLIGPPMLRQLTRAGHAPRCGVAAWLVAVASVLISWFAAALLTVAELLTGGGHHTGVLASCFAFVCDVVFGHAGRIPQILLLAAAAGGVMAVSVATVRLVKGFVGLRVRTREHAEAVRLVGHPASDDGVFVVDSSERVAYCVSGRPPVIVVTTGALAALDADQLGAVLAHERAHLAGRHHLVLGALRSIVTVFPKLALMTQGATEVSRMLEMCADDAAARRFGNRTLLSGLMSLAGVAAPAGALGAAGVATLSRAERLAVPATPPMRIRARAALISASAMIAGGPLVTFTLMATGTLVC
- a CDS encoding BlaI/MecI/CopY family transcriptional regulator; this translates as MRVRGFGQLEAVIMDRVWNYGPDAAVTVRDIFDELTSERRIAYTTVMSTMDNLHTKGWLTRERDGRAYRYWATLTREQHTARLMHEALKGGGRSDVVLSHFIEQIGSRESERLRAALRRVPKKPPSKR
- a CDS encoding MFS transporter, coding for MKAFAAQFGSFGWPSRLLMINQFGINLGFYMLMPYLAGYLAGPLGLAAWAVGLVLGVRNFSQQGMFIVGGTLADRLGYKPLIVAGCLLRTGGFGLLVVAESLPMVLIASAATGFAGALFNPAVRAYLAADSGERRVEAFAVFNIFYQAGILAGPLVGLALMMLDFRTTAAAAAVVFALLTIAQLFALPQHSAADEPKKTSVLDDWRAVAANRSFLLFAMAMVGCYVLSFQVYLALPLHAAILAPDAQSVLVAAIFVVSGVIAVGGQLRITRILRARWSPGRSLMIGMLVLAAAFAPLAVIPTPERFGLAAAVIALLAAAALLAVGSAAVFPFEMDTVVSLSRNRLVATHYGFYNTIVGVGILVGNLATGALMQTARDAGAPELIWITLGLIGGLTAMALFYLDRSGRLQPAPAEIAAEPD
- a CDS encoding heavy metal translocating P-type ATPase, translating into MSDPEQGHAGHQPGSAKHEHASQTQSPTPSDADPHAGHGEHLAYIGHDADAGHADHDRHAGHGAHGEMFRRRFWVSLVLSVPVVVFSHMVAELLGYTRPDFPGMPWIAPILGTVIFFYGGMPFLTGGWAELKSRRPGMMLLIGMAISVAFIASWVTTLGVGGFNLDFWWELALLIVIMLLGHWLEMRALGSASGALDALAAMLPDTAEKVTDDGVREVAVSELDLGDVVLVRAGARVPADGAVTDGRAEVDESMITGESKPVTRQVGDTVVAGTVATDSALRVRITAVGDDTALAGIQRMVADAQASSSRAQALADKAAAFLFYFATGAGIITFLVWALLLGNLDEAVVRTVTVLVIACPHALGLAIPLVIAISTERAARAGVLVKDRLALERMRTVDVVLFDKTGTLTEGRHRVTGVVATTGISEEQLLALAAAVESDSEHPVARAIVAAAQSRVPFSERVVASDFRSLPGRGVRARVDGLDVSVGGPAMLADLRLPVPEGVSAVTRGWVQRGASVLHIARDGHVLGAVALEDAVREESRQAIDALHARNVKVALITGDAQQVADAVAADLGIDEVFAEVLPEHKDAKVAELQSRGHRVAMVGDGVNDAPALARADVGVAIGAGTDVAIESAGVVLAANDPRAVLSIIELSHASYRKMWQNLAWATGYNIIAVPLAAGVLAPIGVVLPPAAAAVLMSISTIVVALNAQLLRRLDLDPARLARPRLTTGHSRVSRDASVNSHV